One region of Ardenticatena maritima genomic DNA includes:
- a CDS encoding [LysW]-aminoadipate kinase, protein MQEQSVLVVKVGGGEGNRIEPVLDDLADLWHAGRRWVLVHGGSARTNEVATALGHPPQFITSPSGFTSRRTDRQTALIFTMVYAGEMNKTIVEGLHARGVNAVGLSGADGRVLEGERKKAIRAVVNGRRLIIRDDYTGTITRVNSSLLHLLLNAGYAPVLCPPAISQEHELINVDGDRAAAALAAALSAKTLVLLTGAPGLLRFPDDPASRIATLPLAALDDAMNTYAQGRMRIKLLAAREALEGGVQRVIIAASNAAHPVRQALAGDGTVISRWGRQEEETHEHSATANEHRA, encoded by the coding sequence ATGCAAGAGCAATCTGTATTGGTGGTGAAGGTAGGCGGCGGTGAAGGCAACCGCATCGAGCCGGTGCTGGACGACCTCGCCGACCTCTGGCATGCGGGGCGGCGCTGGGTGCTGGTGCATGGCGGTTCGGCACGCACCAACGAAGTCGCGACGGCGCTGGGGCATCCGCCGCAATTCATCACATCGCCGTCGGGCTTCACCAGCCGCCGAACCGACCGCCAAACCGCGCTCATTTTCACCATGGTGTACGCCGGCGAGATGAACAAGACCATTGTGGAAGGGCTGCACGCCCGCGGGGTGAACGCCGTCGGGCTGTCGGGGGCGGATGGGCGCGTGCTGGAAGGTGAACGCAAGAAAGCCATTCGTGCGGTTGTCAATGGGCGGCGGCTCATCATACGCGACGACTACACAGGCACCATCACGCGCGTGAACAGCAGCCTGCTGCACCTCCTGCTGAACGCCGGCTACGCGCCGGTGCTCTGCCCCCCCGCCATCAGCCAGGAGCACGAACTCATCAACGTGGACGGCGACCGCGCCGCTGCGGCACTCGCCGCCGCCCTGAGCGCCAAGACGTTGGTGCTCCTCACCGGTGCGCCCGGCTTGCTCCGCTTCCCCGACGACCCCGCCTCGCGCATTGCCACGCTCCCGTTGGCGGCGCTGGACGACGCCATGAACACCTACGCCCAAGGGCGCATGCGTATCAAACTGCTGGCGGCGCGCGAGGCGCTGGAAGGTGGTGTGCAGCGCGTGATAATCGCCGCCAGCAACGCCGCGCATCCCGTGCGGCAGGCCTTGGCAGGCGACGGGACGGTCATCAGCCGATGGGGACGGCAAGAGGAGGAAACGCATGAGCATTCAGCCACCGCAAACGAACACCGCGCTTGA
- the argC gene encoding N-acetyl-gamma-glutamyl-phosphate reductase, translating into MTMRAAIVGASGYVGGELLRLLLHHPHVQVVAATSERFAGRYVHSVHPNLRGRTALQFSSIADLPETDVLFLCLPHGQAARRMDEFARLASIVVDCSADFRLRDPDWHARWYDAETRADEWRARFVYGLPELTRDALHGARYISGVGCNATAVNLALLPLARAGLIERVVADVKVGSSEAGARATDASHHPERAGAVRSFAPVGHRHQAEIVQALNIPAEALFFSATAVEMVRGVLATCHVFLNADLTDRDLWRLYRAAYANEPFIRLVKSRTGLYRYPEPKIVAGTNYCDIGWELDDHGRRLVVISAIDNLMKGAAGSAVQSLNVACGWDECAGLDFVGLHP; encoded by the coding sequence GAACGCTTTGCGGGGCGCTACGTGCACAGCGTGCACCCCAACCTGCGCGGTCGTACCGCGCTCCAATTTTCATCTATCGCAGACCTGCCCGAAACCGACGTGCTCTTTCTCTGCCTGCCGCACGGGCAAGCCGCGCGCCGCATGGACGAATTCGCACGCCTCGCGTCCATCGTGGTGGATTGCTCCGCCGACTTCCGCCTGCGCGACCCCGACTGGCACGCCCGCTGGTACGACGCCGAAACCCGCGCCGACGAGTGGCGGGCGCGGTTCGTGTACGGCTTGCCCGAACTCACGCGCGACGCCTTGCACGGCGCTCGCTACATCAGCGGCGTGGGGTGCAACGCCACGGCGGTCAATCTGGCGCTGTTGCCGCTGGCGCGTGCAGGGTTGATTGAACGTGTGGTGGCGGACGTCAAAGTCGGGTCCAGCGAAGCAGGCGCACGCGCCACCGACGCTTCCCACCACCCGGAACGCGCCGGCGCTGTGCGTTCGTTCGCCCCGGTTGGGCATCGCCATCAGGCGGAAATTGTGCAGGCGCTGAACATTCCCGCCGAAGCGCTCTTCTTCTCGGCAACCGCCGTTGAAATGGTGCGCGGGGTGCTCGCCACCTGCCACGTCTTTTTGAATGCCGACCTGACCGACCGCGACCTCTGGCGGCTCTACCGCGCCGCCTACGCCAACGAGCCCTTCATCCGCCTGGTGAAGAGCCGCACTGGTTTGTACCGCTACCCCGAACCCAAAATCGTCGCCGGCACCAACTATTGCGACATCGGTTGGGAACTGGACGACCACGGACGCCGCCTCGTCGTGATCAGCGCGATTGACAATCTGATGAAGGGCGCCGCGGGGAGCGCCGTGCAATCGCTCAACGTGGCGTGCGGCTGGGACGAGTGCGCCGGGCTGGATTTTGTGGGCTTACACCCGTAA
- a CDS encoding aspartate aminotransferase family protein, giving the protein MSIQPPQTNTALETEERLGSGAYALRRLTLVRGEGARVWDAAGNEYIDCIAGHGAAVLGHAHPAVTDALTRQAAQLIACPGTFANETRARLLERLHTVSGFARFFLCNSGAEAVEGALKAARLFTGRAGIVAMHRAFHGRTMGALSATAAPKYREPFEPLVPHVAHIPFGDVAAADAAITDETAAVILEPVQGEGGVHPATAEYLHAVRQLCDERGALLIFDEVQTGFGRTGAWFAFEHFGVRPDIIALAKGIANGVPLGAVGFAAHLPPLPTGSHGSTFGGNPLSAAAALATLETLERERLPERAARLGAWALDEWRRCLNGHRQVREVRGLGLMLGIELRSRVTPLLKRLQARGILALPAGPTVLRLLPPLTISEGEWATVIETVLDEVRQ; this is encoded by the coding sequence ATGAGCATTCAGCCACCGCAAACGAACACCGCGCTTGAGACCGAAGAGCGCCTTGGAAGCGGCGCTTACGCCCTGCGCAGGTTGACGCTGGTGCGTGGTGAAGGGGCGCGCGTCTGGGACGCCGCAGGCAACGAATACATTGACTGCATCGCCGGACACGGCGCCGCCGTGCTGGGGCACGCGCACCCCGCCGTCACGGACGCCCTCACCCGGCAAGCGGCGCAGTTGATTGCCTGCCCCGGCACGTTCGCCAACGAAACACGCGCCCGCCTGCTGGAACGCCTGCACACCGTGAGCGGTTTCGCCCGTTTCTTCCTCTGCAACAGCGGGGCGGAAGCGGTTGAAGGGGCGCTCAAAGCCGCACGGCTTTTCACCGGACGCGCCGGCATCGTCGCCATGCACCGTGCCTTTCACGGGCGCACCATGGGGGCGCTTTCGGCGACCGCCGCGCCCAAGTATCGTGAACCGTTCGAGCCGCTTGTGCCCCATGTGGCGCACATCCCCTTTGGCGACGTTGCCGCCGCCGACGCCGCCATCACCGACGAAACCGCCGCCGTCATTCTGGAACCGGTGCAAGGCGAAGGGGGCGTGCACCCCGCGACCGCCGAGTATCTGCACGCGGTGCGCCAACTGTGCGATGAACGGGGCGCACTGCTCATCTTCGACGAGGTGCAAACCGGCTTCGGGCGCACGGGGGCGTGGTTTGCGTTCGAGCATTTTGGTGTGCGTCCTGACATCATCGCCCTGGCAAAAGGCATCGCCAACGGCGTGCCGCTTGGGGCGGTGGGCTTTGCCGCGCATCTGCCCCCCTTGCCAACGGGGAGCCACGGTTCGACCTTTGGCGGCAACCCGCTTTCCGCGGCGGCGGCGCTGGCGACACTGGAAACGCTGGAACGCGAACGCCTGCCGGAGCGCGCCGCGCGGCTGGGCGCGTGGGCGCTGGATGAGTGGCGGCGCTGTCTCAACGGGCATCGCCAGGTGCGCGAAGTGCGCGGGTTGGGGCTCATGCTGGGCATCGAACTGCGTTCGCGCGTGACGCCCCTGCTCAAGCGCCTGCAAGCACGGGGGATTTTGGCGTTGCCGGCTGGTCCGACGGTGTTGCGTCTGCTCCCCCCGCTCACCATCAGCGAAGGCGAGTGGGCAACCGTCATCGAAACCGTGCTGGATGAGGTGCGCCAATGA